One segment of Bradyrhizobium sp. CB2312 DNA contains the following:
- a CDS encoding VWA domain-containing protein, giving the protein MSGEPIKPRGGDAVSAQADGAPSKARTSTSEDITAFVAKARALSPHAPGAKGRLIFALDATMSRQPTWDMACALQADMFREAAALGSLDIRLVYYRGFNECRATGWISDSSKLATLMSKIDCRGGDTQIGKVLSEARREAVASGVRAVVFVGDAMEEKVDELCAKAGELGMLKVPVFLFQEGHDTVAERAFREIARLTGGAWCRFDPGAAAQLRELLRAAAAYAVGGREALLKLAKGESGAARLIGQLK; this is encoded by the coding sequence ATGTCGGGCGAACCGATCAAACCGCGTGGTGGCGATGCCGTCTCGGCGCAAGCGGACGGTGCGCCGTCGAAGGCGAGGACATCGACCTCGGAGGACATCACCGCCTTCGTCGCCAAGGCGCGCGCGCTGTCACCACATGCGCCCGGTGCGAAGGGGCGACTGATCTTCGCGCTGGATGCGACGATGAGCCGGCAGCCGACCTGGGACATGGCCTGCGCGCTCCAGGCTGACATGTTCCGCGAAGCCGCAGCGCTCGGCAGTCTCGACATCCGGCTGGTCTATTATCGCGGTTTCAACGAATGCCGCGCCACGGGCTGGATCTCCGACAGCAGCAAGCTCGCGACGCTGATGAGCAAGATCGATTGCCGCGGCGGCGACACCCAGATCGGCAAGGTGCTGAGCGAGGCTCGGCGCGAAGCGGTTGCCTCCGGCGTGCGCGCCGTCGTCTTCGTCGGCGATGCCATGGAGGAAAAGGTCGACGAGCTCTGCGCCAAGGCCGGCGAGCTCGGCATGCTCAAGGTCCCGGTGTTCCTGTTTCAGGAAGGCCATGACACCGTGGCCGAGCGGGCGTTTCGCGAGATCGCGCGGCTGACCGGCGGCGCCTGGTGCCGGTTCGATCCCGGCGCGGCGGCGCAACTGCGCGAGCTGCTGCGCGCCGCCGCGGCCTACGCCGTCGGCGGCCGCGAGGCGCTGTTGAAACTGGCGAAGGGCGAGAGCGGCGCGGCCAGGCTGATCGGCCAGTTGAAGTAG
- a CDS encoding division plane positioning ATPase MipZ — translation MLVQASQGQSGSAHVVVLGNEKGGSGKSTTALHIAVALLKAGQRVATIDLDCRQQSFTRYISNRSAWARRTGLGLELPVHRCIKLGETMQIADNENSEFQQFMEAVSAVERSFDFIVIDTPGTDSYLMRLAHSMADTLVTPINDSFLDFDVLGTVDPANYAVTGESHYAEMVRDVRRKRRQLDGATTDWIVVRNRLSMLGSRNKQLVADGLKDLSLRLGFRYVDGFAERVVYREFFPRGLTALDEIDEATLGMRPNLGHLTAREEVTSLLRQLKLPLDERGRRRAANRAEWFSQVDKPLEVHDILGA, via the coding sequence ATGCTTGTGCAAGCTAGCCAAGGCCAATCCGGCTCGGCGCATGTGGTCGTGCTCGGAAACGAAAAGGGCGGCTCCGGCAAGTCGACCACCGCCTTGCACATCGCCGTTGCGCTCCTGAAGGCCGGCCAGCGCGTCGCCACCATCGACCTCGATTGCCGGCAGCAAAGCTTTACCCGCTACATCAGCAACCGCTCCGCCTGGGCCCGCCGCACCGGGCTCGGCCTCGAGCTGCCGGTGCATCGCTGCATCAAGCTCGGCGAGACCATGCAGATCGCCGACAACGAGAACTCGGAGTTCCAGCAGTTCATGGAAGCGGTCTCGGCGGTCGAGCGCAGCTTCGACTTCATCGTCATCGATACGCCCGGCACCGACAGCTATCTGATGCGGCTTGCGCACTCGATGGCCGACACCCTGGTGACGCCGATCAACGACAGCTTCCTCGACTTCGACGTGCTCGGCACCGTCGATCCTGCCAACTACGCGGTGACGGGCGAGAGCCATTACGCCGAGATGGTGCGCGATGTCAGGCGCAAGCGCCGCCAACTCGACGGCGCGACCACCGACTGGATCGTCGTCCGCAACCGCCTGTCGATGCTCGGCTCCCGCAACAAGCAGCTCGTCGCCGACGGCTTGAAGGATCTGTCGCTGCGACTCGGCTTCCGCTACGTCGACGGCTTCGCCGAACGCGTCGTCTATCGCGAATTCTTCCCGCGCGGCCTGACCGCGCTGGACGAGATCGACGAGGCCACGCTCGGCATGCGGCCCAATCTCGGCCATCTCACCGCGCGGGAGGAGGTGACCAGCCTGCTCCGTCAGCTCAAGCTGCCGCTCGACGAGCGCGGCCGCCGTCGCGCCGCCAACCGGGCCGAGTGGTTCAGCCAGGTCGACAAGCCGCTCGAGGTCCACGACATCCTCGGCGCCTGA
- the panC gene encoding pantoate--beta-alanine ligase, with protein MSRSPLIARTVPTLRRAVDNLRKRKATIALVPTMGALHDGHVSLVRLAKRRASRVVVSIFVNPTQFAPTEDFGAYPRTWKADIAKLAAEDVDIVWHPGVEAMYPDGFATRIVPEGPAMAGLEDRFRPHFFGGVATVVGKLFTQCRPDVAIFGEKDFQQLRVVTQMARDLDLGIKVIGSRTVRERDGLAMSSRNVYLSAEERQTATTLYRAMKDSAGRIRAGEALGSAMTRGAETIEAAGFALDYFEARHAETLAPVISRADGPLRILVAAKLGTTRLIDNIAV; from the coding sequence ATGTCACGAAGCCCCTTGATCGCCCGCACGGTCCCCACCCTGCGACGCGCCGTCGACAACCTACGCAAGCGAAAGGCCACGATCGCGCTGGTCCCGACCATGGGGGCACTCCATGACGGGCATGTGTCGCTGGTGCGCCTCGCCAAGCGGCGCGCCAGCCGCGTCGTCGTATCGATCTTCGTCAACCCGACCCAGTTCGCGCCGACTGAGGATTTCGGCGCCTATCCGCGCACCTGGAAGGCCGACATCGCCAAGCTCGCGGCCGAGGACGTCGACATCGTCTGGCATCCCGGCGTCGAGGCCATGTATCCGGACGGCTTTGCAACCCGCATCGTACCGGAGGGACCGGCGATGGCCGGCCTCGAGGACCGCTTCCGGCCGCACTTCTTCGGTGGCGTAGCCACCGTCGTCGGCAAGCTGTTCACGCAGTGCCGGCCAGACGTTGCGATTTTCGGCGAGAAGGACTTTCAGCAATTGCGGGTGGTGACGCAGATGGCGCGGGATCTCGACCTCGGCATCAAGGTGATCGGCTCCCGCACGGTGCGCGAGCGCGACGGGCTCGCGATGTCCTCGCGCAACGTCTACCTCTCGGCGGAGGAGCGGCAGACCGCGACCACGCTCTACCGCGCCATGAAGGACAGCGCCGGCCGCATCCGCGCCGGCGAAGCCCTCGGAAGCGCGATGACGCGGGGCGCCGAGACGATCGAGGCGGCCGGTTTCGCGCTCGACTATTTCGAGGCCCGCCACGCCGAGACGCTGGCACCGGTCATCTCGCGCGCGGACGGCCCGTTGCGGATCCTGGTGGCGGCCAAGCTCGGCACGACACGGCTGATCGACAATATCGCGGTGTAA
- a CDS encoding phasin family protein: MFKVEDFQNYGKEQFEQCVASATSVQHGLQAIASAYGDYTKKSFEDTKSFVEKLSGVKSLDKAMEAQTDFARSAYETFVAESQKIAGLYSDLAKQAFKPVETIVSKFTPAAN, encoded by the coding sequence ATGTTCAAGGTTGAAGACTTTCAGAACTACGGGAAAGAGCAGTTCGAGCAGTGCGTCGCCTCCGCGACCTCGGTGCAGCACGGTCTCCAGGCGATCGCCAGCGCCTATGGCGACTACACCAAGAAGTCGTTCGAAGACACCAAGTCCTTCGTCGAGAAGCTTTCCGGCGTGAAGTCGCTGGACAAGGCCATGGAAGCCCAGACCGACTTCGCCCGTTCCGCCTACGAGACCTTCGTCGCGGAATCGCAGAAGATCGCCGGCCTCTACAGCGACCTCGCCAAGCAGGCGTTCAAGCCGGTCGAGACCATCGTCTCGAAGTTCACCCCGGCCGCCAACTAA
- a CDS encoding D-alanyl-D-alanine carboxypeptidase, with protein MLRKSLSSSRLARVGVFGLLTVTTAVIFTTDAAEARRHRRHYAHHRVQRDVSESSSPKFASIIVDGNSGAVLQSNNPDGIRHPASLTKIMTLYLLFERLESGKMKLDTEMPVSQHAADQDPTKLNLRAGQTIRVEDAIKSLVTRSANDAAVVIAEAIAGDEDDFAQMMTRKARSLGMSRTVYRNANGLPNDEQVTTARDQATLGRAIQERFPRYYRYFATSTFNWRGQSIRNHNHLLGSVEGVDGIKTGYTRASGFNLVSSMRRGNRHLIGVVLGGRSGGSRDAIMRNLLAENLEKGATTHTVAAVTERNGADASNDVADASDTPARAAPQAQAAPSPEAAPSRLASRLSTLAAATAAMPPAQAKPEVRPTESKIEPAPLTNGVISSQPLSIIPGSSEPMKPVRVKTVQVKAGAVKVASAAPAPVAPQVTSTIAARPDVAETSGAVVARADLVNKPEPQSQPEAPKAEVARTELPRQPAGFGTGNGILGVLPAATTAAPAPAAPKLASADPAPQPIQMSATTKPVVTHSGWIVQVGALESETEAQHRIDAARNSARGLLSKADPFTEPVVAKDNRKLYRARFAGLERDQAEAVCRALKRAEISCITVRN; from the coding sequence ATGCTTCGTAAAAGCTTGTCTTCCTCGCGCTTGGCGCGGGTCGGCGTTTTCGGGCTTCTTACAGTCACCACCGCAGTCATCTTCACCACCGACGCGGCCGAGGCGCGGCGCCACCGCCGCCATTACGCGCACCACCGGGTGCAGCGCGATGTGTCCGAGAGCTCCAGCCCGAAATTCGCGTCGATCATCGTCGACGGCAATTCCGGCGCTGTGCTTCAGTCGAACAATCCGGACGGAATCCGCCACCCCGCCTCGCTGACCAAGATCATGACGCTCTATCTGCTGTTCGAGCGTCTGGAGTCCGGCAAGATGAAGCTCGACACCGAGATGCCGGTGTCGCAGCACGCCGCCGATCAGGATCCGACCAAGCTGAACCTGCGCGCCGGCCAGACCATTCGCGTCGAGGACGCGATCAAGAGTCTCGTCACCCGCTCCGCCAACGACGCCGCCGTAGTCATCGCCGAAGCGATCGCCGGCGACGAGGACGACTTCGCCCAGATGATGACGCGCAAGGCGCGCTCGCTCGGCATGTCCAGGACGGTCTACCGCAACGCCAACGGCCTTCCCAACGACGAGCAGGTCACCACCGCACGCGACCAGGCAACGCTCGGCCGTGCCATCCAGGAGCGCTTCCCGCGCTACTATCGCTATTTCGCGACCTCGACGTTCAACTGGCGCGGCCAGTCGATCCGCAACCACAATCACCTGCTCGGCAGCGTCGAGGGCGTGGACGGCATCAAGACCGGCTATACCCGCGCCTCCGGCTTCAACCTCGTGAGCTCGATGCGCCGCGGTAACCGCCACCTGATCGGCGTGGTGCTCGGCGGCCGCAGCGGCGGCTCGCGCGACGCGATCATGCGCAACCTGCTCGCGGAGAATCTCGAGAAGGGCGCGACCACCCATACCGTCGCCGCGGTCACCGAGCGCAACGGCGCAGACGCGAGCAACGATGTTGCCGATGCCTCGGACACCCCGGCCCGCGCCGCTCCGCAGGCTCAGGCCGCCCCCTCTCCGGAAGCCGCCCCATCGCGTCTCGCCTCGCGCCTGTCGACCCTTGCCGCTGCGACCGCGGCGATGCCGCCGGCGCAGGCCAAGCCTGAAGTCCGGCCGACTGAATCCAAGATCGAGCCCGCGCCGCTCACCAATGGCGTGATCTCGAGCCAGCCGCTCTCGATCATTCCCGGCTCGTCCGAGCCGATGAAGCCGGTCCGGGTCAAGACCGTCCAGGTCAAGGCCGGCGCCGTGAAGGTCGCCTCCGCCGCCCCGGCTCCGGTGGCTCCGCAGGTCACGAGCACGATTGCCGCCCGCCCCGACGTTGCGGAAACCTCCGGCGCCGTCGTCGCCCGGGCCGACCTGGTCAACAAGCCCGAGCCCCAGAGCCAACCGGAAGCGCCGAAGGCCGAGGTCGCCCGCACCGAGCTGCCGCGTCAGCCGGCGGGCTTTGGCACCGGCAACGGCATCCTCGGCGTGCTGCCGGCCGCAACCACCGCCGCTCCTGCCCCGGCGGCTCCAAAGCTTGCGTCCGCCGATCCGGCGCCGCAGCCGATCCAGATGAGCGCCACCACCAAGCCGGTCGTCACCCACAGCGGCTGGATCGTCCAGGTCGGCGCGCTCGAGAGCGAGACCGAAGCCCAGCATCGCATCGACGCGGCGCGGAACTCGGCCCGCGGCCTGCTCAGCAAGGCCGATCCGTTCACCGAGCCTGTGGTCGCCAAGGACAATCGCAAACTCTACCGCGCCCGCTTCGCCGGGCTCGAGCGCGACCAGGCCGAGGCCGTCTGCCGCGCCCTCAAGCGCGCCGAGATCTCCTGCATCACCGTCCGCAACTGA
- a CDS encoding DnaJ domain-containing protein: protein MTLIAGAVAVITLYLLLQMFRSANPAVLARTIKFGGGVVALAVAAFTGLRGELAVAIPLGLMGAGLLGWTPLANAGFGNIGGLFGGGATRPTGQASRVRSQFLDMQLDHDSGQLAGRIVAGPNAGRDLDEFDLAGLLAMVPAFDAESVALLESYLDRRFPAWRQNAQGDAAGRQRGAAPGGKMTAEEAYQILGLQPGAGRDDISRAHKSLMKKLHPDQGGSTYLAARVNEAKDTLLRTHNG from the coding sequence ATGACTCTGATCGCCGGCGCTGTCGCCGTTATCACGCTCTATCTGCTGCTCCAGATGTTCCGCTCCGCCAATCCGGCGGTGCTGGCGCGCACCATCAAGTTCGGCGGCGGCGTCGTGGCGCTGGCGGTTGCGGCCTTCACGGGTCTGCGGGGCGAGTTGGCGGTGGCGATCCCGCTCGGGCTCATGGGCGCTGGGCTGCTCGGCTGGACGCCGCTGGCAAACGCCGGCTTCGGCAATATCGGCGGGCTGTTCGGTGGCGGGGCGACGCGCCCGACCGGTCAGGCCTCACGCGTGCGCTCGCAGTTCCTGGACATGCAGCTCGACCACGATTCCGGCCAGCTCGCGGGCCGGATCGTCGCCGGGCCCAATGCCGGGCGTGATCTCGACGAGTTCGATCTTGCTGGCCTGCTGGCGATGGTCCCGGCGTTCGACGCCGAGAGCGTGGCCTTACTTGAAAGCTATCTGGACCGCCGGTTTCCCGCTTGGCGTCAGAACGCGCAAGGCGATGCGGCAGGGCGGCAGCGCGGCGCGGCGCCGGGCGGCAAAATGACGGCGGAGGAAGCCTATCAGATCCTTGGCCTGCAGCCGGGGGCGGGGCGCGACGACATCAGCCGGGCGCACAAGTCCCTGATGAAGAAACTCCATCCCGACCAGGGGGGCTCGACGTATCTCGCCGCCCGTGTAAACGAGGCCAAGGATACTCTGCTTCGTACGCATAACGGCTAA
- a CDS encoding alpha/beta fold hydrolase: MKRGIAVLVSVSALCGIAYFTASKWAIKHETITFYDASRDNRPVPVDIAIRRDKEMQANAGMITLPVAVINHGNTVKNTEYGFLANIFAARGYMVVSPQHDLPTDPPMVTKPGELYVGRLPQILRGVANIHLAMQELKKVQPNADYDKVTMVGHSMGGDITMYFAKQYPDEVKKVVTLDNLRVPFVTAGKFKILSFRSQDPQFKTDAGVIPTDEECEKAGIQVVKTEFQHNDMRDTGPDAAKNSIQSMLDKFLSSTDSEVAPVDTQSSPPKILEPGPVALMAPAKG, encoded by the coding sequence ATGAAGCGTGGAATTGCCGTTCTGGTTTCGGTCAGTGCCCTCTGCGGCATCGCCTATTTCACGGCGAGCAAGTGGGCGATCAAGCATGAGACCATCACTTTCTACGACGCTTCGCGCGACAACCGTCCGGTGCCCGTCGACATCGCGATCCGCCGCGACAAGGAAATGCAGGCCAATGCCGGCATGATCACGCTGCCGGTCGCAGTGATCAATCACGGCAACACCGTCAAGAACACCGAGTACGGCTTCCTCGCCAACATCTTCGCTGCGCGTGGCTACATGGTCGTGAGCCCGCAGCACGACCTGCCGACCGATCCTCCGATGGTGACCAAGCCCGGCGAGCTCTATGTCGGCCGTCTGCCGCAGATCCTGCGCGGCGTTGCCAACATCCACCTCGCCATGCAGGAACTGAAGAAGGTTCAGCCCAACGCCGACTACGACAAGGTGACGATGGTCGGCCACTCCATGGGCGGCGACATCACGATGTACTTCGCCAAGCAGTATCCGGATGAGGTCAAGAAGGTCGTCACGCTCGACAATCTGCGCGTGCCCTTCGTCACCGCCGGCAAGTTCAAGATCCTGTCGTTCCGTTCGCAGGACCCGCAGTTCAAGACCGACGCGGGTGTGATCCCGACGGATGAGGAATGCGAGAAGGCCGGCATCCAGGTCGTGAAGACCGAATTCCAGCATAACGACATGCGCGATACCGGTCCGGATGCCGCCAAGAACTCGATCCAGAGCATGCTCGATAAATTCCTGAGCTCGACTGACAGCGAGGTGGCGCCGGTCGACACGCAATCGTCCCCGCCCAAGATCCTCGAGCCCGGTCCGGTCGCTCTGATGGCGCCTGCGAAGGGCTGA